DNA from bacterium:
CACGCGCGTTTGTCGGGAAACCTGAATACTGCAGTCCTGAGCAAACCGGGATACTGGAAGATGCGGCGGAAATTGATCATAGAACCGATATCTATTCGCTCGCCGTCACGCTGTACTATATGCTGATCGGAAAGCTTCCGTTCCACTCACCGACACCGATCGGATATCTGTTCAAACACGCAAAGGAACCGCCAATGCCACTGCTTTCCCATGATTTTTCGAACCATATTCCTCCGGCAATGGACCGTCTGATCATGAAGGCGCTCTCCAAAAGTCCGAATGAACGTCATCCTTCGATGGAAGCTTTTGTCAGCGAGCTCGATCACATTTCATTGCCACAGGCGGATGATTTCTTGATACTGTTCGAAACGGGAAAGCAACACTACGATAGAAACGAATGGCAGCAGGCAATCACGTACTGGAATCGCGCGTTGCAGATTTCGCCGGGGGATGAGAATTTAAAACAATGGATTCAATACGCAGAGAACCAGCGCAGCACGATCGTTCAACCGTTCCATGAACCGAAACAGTCTTCCGTCCCTCCTCCGCTCCATGGACCATCCGATTCATCCGTTCAGGAAACCCGGGCCGCCAAAGGTACTTCGCGTTCCCGCATATTGGTTGCATCAGGCATCCTTCTGATCATCCTGCTCGTTGCAGCTTCCGTCTTTCTCTGGAAGTTTGTATCGCAGCGACAGCAATTCGAGCTGGTAGACGTTTCGCTCCTGTCTGCAGGGACCGGATCACCGGAAAATCCGGCGATCATGAAAACGGGCAAGACGTACAAAGTCCTGCTTGCTGACGATGAGCAGTATTCTTTGAAAGCAACTTTGGATGCAGGACAGTATCGATTGATTGAAGATACTCGTCGCGCAGATCTAATACGACGTAACCTCATCAGCTCGTTATCCGTGCTTTACCCGAGGCGATCGGCTGCTGAGGATGTGTTTACGTTTAATGTAGTCGATGCGAGTTTTCGGCGAACCCACCGTTTTTCTTTGACAGCTCGGGCTCAATTAAAGTTTACAATAACGAATCGTAACGACGACGCCGAATTTTTTCTCACCATTCAAAATAAGTCCGACACCAGAATCGTTCCCTTTACGGGCGAAATCCTGCCGGTACCTTTGAAGTTGGACGAAAGAGCGACCGGCTTGCTCCGGCAGCACGATTCCGTTTATTACAGGATGAAGTTGCAGGAAGGCGAATACGTGGCCGAATGGGAATTTTCAAACTCGGAGAATCGAAAGACCAACATCCAGGGATATCTCGCATTGCTTGAGTCCGATGGTGGAAACCAGCGCTCGATCAGTGAAATGAATGAAGTCGATGTGACCAGCAGGAAGAGTGAACAGATCACTCTCAAACGTGAAACAACGCTCATTTTGCGGCTCCAGAACCACCATGACCCTGTCGATTACATCCTTCAAGTGAAGCGCAAGTAGTCGCTTTAACCGCCAAGTCGCCAAGAACGCCAAGACTGGACCGAATCGATGCGGGCGCCCGCTCGCAAGGGCTGATGGTGCACAATCTTCGTTTTGCGGACGAGTCGTCCGCACCACATTTTTCAACAAGCTCAGCCTGCGCTCCGTAGCTAGTTCGCAAATGAGGTTTAAAGTCTATTAGACATTACCGTCTAAAATTGCCCTCTCCGGTATCTCATAAAACCCGCATCAGAAGGGCATCGTCTTTTTCCGAATTGGACAAAAGCATCATTCTGTCCAATAGCGTGTGATTGGCGTTAGAGGCTTTGTTGATAATTTATTGGGAAGAAGCCGCTCTCTCATCTCTATCATTCTTGATCTGTGCAATATACTCCTTCAACGCTTGCGAAAGCCCGGATGTTGAAACATCCATGAGAGGATACATCGGATATTCTTGTTGCCAGCGTGCTAACTCGAACTTCGTATATCTTGATAAGGGATGATTCGGTTGAAGAGTCATAAGCTCTTGAAGGATTCCCACAGCCCCGTTTGCGGCGGTTCTTTGCTTATACAAGCCGGCAACATATGTATAATAGCTACCAGGAAATCGCTCCTTCAGAACATCGTAGGCATAAGAAAAATCATAGGTCTCCAATGGCCTTTCAGGTTTCATCATTTGAGGCAACCCAATAGACTTGTAAAACTGTTTTGAGCGTACGAATTCGAGTGCCTCCATATCTTCTCTCACGACTGGCTTTGAAACGAGAATAGTAACTGATGAAGATTTTATCTTGCCACTCCAACATTGATAGAACCTTGCAGGACCATTTTCGGGTAACCGCACCGCTTGATACTTCCCTTTGGCTGCATCATTCAGCAGACATCTTCCAGAACTATTAAGAACTGCCCTGACTTCGTAGACTCCTTCATTCACCAAATAGTGGCCAATGTTGTATGAAAAAAAGTACTTTTCTCCTGGTCTTAGGAAAATCATATGATCCGTACCCCGATCCCCTCCGAAATCATGGCTAGGGAGAGTTTCGTTGCTCCTACTTACTTCAAAACGCCAGCCTTTCTCCCACATTTCGTTGACTGGAACGAGTACATCGCGTGAACTACTGTTTCGAATGACGCCTGTTAGACAAACTGGCGAGTATAGTAAGACTGAATCCGAAGAATCAACGATTTCTACGGAAAGAGGTTGTTCAGAAGCTAATGCAATTAGAGAACTAAAGAACAGTATTATCAGTACAGTTATGTACTTCATGCCTTTCTCCTTACCACGTGCACGTATATTGAAAGAGGTTATCCACGTGTCCTCGTATACAGTATAAATCAATTGTGGGAGCACTTCCAAGATTGGTATGAAATGCTTGGACCCCCTGATTGCGATCGCGCGCCTGATTCATTAGACAGTATGGATCGAGATTTAGTGCTATCCAAGCCGGTTGGTCATCTTCCCCATTGCTTGGCGGAGCGCCATTAACGTCCCACATATGTCCGAGTTCATGCGCAGTTACGCTGGCTACTGCATTGACCGGGGAGGTGGTATTTAGATCCCTTGTTCTCTGCTCAAAAACCGCGATGTAATTTAAGCCTGCATTTTCAGCCGCATACAATGGAACGTTAGTGACATCGTGAGTACCTGCTGAAACAAGAGCTACATGATTTTGGATGGTGCCCGTAGTTATAAATGGCAAAGTGTGATCGTAGATAAATTGAGCGACATCACCCGGCTGGGTTTTTGGTATATCCGGCCAAGCAGGGACGTAACGACTATTAGCGGCAATCTTCCAATGTGCGAAAGTATCGTCAAAAGCCCTGACATAAGCTGTCTCACTCGGTGCCACATCATACGCTCCATCTGCCGTTCTGGCTACAAAGCTGTAAGGAGATTTCGCGCAGTATGGAGTAAAAGCGTTTGGATCAGTAGCTGGTTTGGATGGGTCACATTGCCCCGGAATTACAGTGCTCGGATAAAGGTTATTAAGGGCGAGGTTCAAGGTAATTGTATTTTTCTTGGTGTCCCTTGAAACAACTTGTCTGGTTTCGCCGACAGGGTAAGTACCTGAGAACACAACAACTACGTCATTTCTCCGAAAAGTGCTGGCAGTCTTCACATACACTTCAGTCGCCGGATTTCCGCTTCCATTACCAGAATCTTTGATTATAAATTCCCCTTTTTTCCACATTTTGATGTGTTCGATATATGCTCGTTTCCAAGCGGTTATCTTAGCCGTTTTCGAGCAATTAGGTGAGCAAGGAAAAGAGGGATCGAAGCTTGCTTCAACCTCGTAATTGTCGCCACTGAATTGGTCCGTCACAGTTAAAGTGGAAGTAGCATAACCATTACTGTCCGTGTTGACGGGTGAAACGATACTCCCCGTTCCTTTATTGTCTCCCACCGCGCTGTCGGTACGGTAAAGTGATGGGTCAGCAGGATCGTGTATTCTAAAATAAATCGGTTTATTCGCTTCAGGGCTGGTTGATCCCGTCATTGCCCGCACGCGGATGTCCAGCTGCCGAGGTGCTGTTTGTCCTGAACCCGGAAAATATGAATCTCCAGTTCCATTTTTCGATATTAATATCTTAGTATCGGAAATCGGGGAAATCATA
Protein-coding regions in this window:
- a CDS encoding serine/threonine protein kinase — encoded protein: MSADSLVGTRLREYEITEEIGRGGMGTVYKARHVYLHKERAIKVIRSIYAEDSHLTDRFIREAKILSELDHPNLVRLHEFGRLDENTFFMVQEYVRGESIYYVMKRLGTIPLLDSVRMIRQAAVGLGSAHRKSIVHRDISPDNLMVTRNESGEEIVKVIDFGIAKPLVEGASQFTATRAFVGKPEYCSPEQTGILEDAAEIDHRTDIYSLAVTLYYMLIGKLPFHSPTPIGYLFKHAKEPPMPLLSHDFSNHIPPAMDRLIMKALSKSPNERHPSMEAFVSELDHISLPQADDFLILFETGKQHYDRNEWQQAITYWNRALQISPGDENLKQWIQYAENQRSTIVQPFHEPKQSSVPPPLHGPSDSSVQETRAAKGTSRSRILVASGILLIILLVAASVFLWKFVSQRQQFELVDVSLLSAGTGSPENPAIMKTGKTYKVLLADDEQYSLKATLDAGQYRLIEDTRRADLIRRNLISSLSVLYPRRSAAEDVFTFNVVDASFRRTHRFSLTARAQLKFTITNRNDDAEFFLTIQNKSDTRIVPFTGEILPVPLKLDERATGLLRQHDSVYYRMKLQEGEYVAEWEFSNSENRKTNIQGYLALLESDGGNQRSISEMNEVDVTSRKSEQITLKRETTLILRLQNHHDPVDYILQVKRK